The following coding sequences are from one Hymenobacter sp. DG25A window:
- a CDS encoding alpha/beta fold hydrolase, with amino-acid sequence MMYLIPGLGADERVFRNLLPLLRSPVKVLPWLTPLQQESLPHYVARIAELVDSTQPCLVVGVSFGGVVALELCRLRPLAEAVLISSIPDAGCLPLSLRAIRASGVYKLVPPQLLKLFPRAGQWYFGVRNGEEYRLFKEILGDMEPRYTRWAIDRLLHWDSTDTGRCLQILGTKDRVFPPGPAPVDYLIQGGGHFMILSHALEISHILNRLAEAQATGTNAEAPVPISL; translated from the coding sequence ATGATGTACCTGATTCCCGGGCTGGGCGCTGATGAGCGGGTTTTTCGCAACCTGCTGCCGCTGCTACGTAGCCCGGTAAAGGTACTTCCCTGGCTCACGCCTCTGCAGCAGGAAAGCCTGCCGCATTACGTAGCCCGCATAGCCGAATTAGTGGATTCCACGCAGCCTTGTCTGGTAGTGGGCGTATCGTTTGGCGGGGTGGTGGCGCTGGAGTTATGCCGGCTGCGGCCGCTGGCCGAGGCAGTGCTGATATCCAGCATTCCGGATGCCGGCTGCCTGCCTCTTTCGCTGCGCGCTATCCGGGCTTCCGGGGTGTATAAGCTGGTGCCGCCCCAGTTGCTGAAGCTGTTCCCGCGCGCCGGGCAGTGGTATTTCGGGGTGCGTAACGGCGAAGAGTACCGCCTGTTCAAGGAGATTCTGGGCGATATGGAGCCCCGCTACACCCGCTGGGCCATCGACCGGCTCCTGCACTGGGACAGCACCGATACCGGCCGCTGCCTGCAGATTCTGGGCACGAAAGACCGGGTATTCCCACCCGGCCCCGCTCCCGTAGATTATCTTATCCAGGGTGGCGGCCACTTCATGATTCTCAGCCACGCCCTCGAAATCAGCCATATTTTAAATCGGCTGGCCGAAGCCCAGGCCACCGGCACCAACGCCGAAGCCCCGGTGCCGATAAGTCTGTAA
- the hemW gene encoding radical SAM family heme chaperone HemW, translating into MPGLYLHIPFCKQACHYCDFHFSTSLALKSRLVEAIGQELALRRDYLGPDAVLDTIYFGGGTPSLLTAAELDFILEEIHRHFRVAEGAEITLEANPDDLTALKVRELAASPINRLSIGLQSFHEPHLRLMNRAHSAAESETAVRLAQDAGFENISVDLIYGVPAPDHSIWEQDMARAFALQVPHLSCYALTIEPGTVFGHQLKKGTFKAPPDEFVAQQFELLLTQMRAHGYQQYEISNFCQPGRESRHNSAYWRGVPYLGLGPSAHSFNGSSRQYTVANNPQYVAAVLERQQVPATVEILSPTNRANEYLMTSLRTAQGCDLRHLRQHLGVDLLGTHAAYLQQLQATGQATIRQEVLQLTDQGKLLADQITLELFQE; encoded by the coding sequence ATGCCCGGACTCTACCTCCATATTCCCTTCTGCAAGCAGGCCTGCCACTACTGCGACTTCCATTTCAGCACCTCCCTGGCGCTGAAAAGCCGCCTGGTAGAAGCCATTGGCCAGGAACTGGCCCTGCGCCGCGACTACCTGGGCCCGGATGCCGTGCTGGACACTATCTACTTCGGCGGCGGCACGCCTTCCCTGCTCACGGCCGCTGAGCTGGACTTCATCCTGGAGGAAATTCACCGCCATTTCCGGGTAGCAGAAGGGGCTGAAATTACCCTGGAAGCCAACCCCGACGACCTCACGGCCCTGAAAGTGCGGGAGCTGGCCGCCTCCCCCATCAACCGCCTCAGCATCGGCCTGCAGAGCTTCCACGAGCCCCACCTGCGGCTGATGAACCGCGCCCACTCCGCCGCCGAATCGGAAACGGCCGTGCGGCTGGCCCAGGACGCGGGCTTCGAGAATATTTCGGTGGATCTGATTTACGGCGTGCCGGCCCCCGACCATAGCATCTGGGAGCAGGACATGGCCCGGGCGTTTGCCCTGCAGGTGCCGCACCTTTCCTGCTACGCCCTTACCATTGAGCCCGGCACGGTGTTCGGGCATCAACTCAAAAAAGGCACGTTTAAGGCCCCACCCGATGAGTTTGTGGCCCAGCAGTTTGAGCTGCTGCTCACGCAGATGCGCGCCCACGGCTACCAGCAGTACGAAATCAGCAACTTCTGCCAGCCCGGCCGCGAGTCGCGCCACAACTCCGCCTACTGGCGCGGGGTGCCATACCTGGGCCTGGGTCCCAGCGCCCACTCCTTCAACGGCAGCAGCCGGCAGTATACTGTGGCCAACAACCCGCAGTACGTGGCCGCCGTGCTGGAGCGCCAGCAGGTGCCTGCCACCGTGGAAATCCTCTCCCCCACCAACCGCGCCAACGAGTACCTGATGACCAGCCTGCGCACCGCCCAGGGCTGCGACCTGCGCCACCTGCGCCAGCACCTGGGCGTAGACCTGCTCGGCACCCACGCGGCCTACCTGCAGCAGCTCCAGGCCACCGGGCAGGCCACCATCCGCCAGGAGGTGCTGCAGCTCACGGACCAGGGCAAGCTGCTGGCCGATCAGATTACGCTGGAGCTGTTTCAGGAGTAA
- a CDS encoding class I SAM-dependent methyltransferase yields MDHNPTAVALFDKLANQYQARYMQQEQYHASFDAFCRRVAKPNPAVLEIACGPGNITQYLLRQRPDFQILGIDLAPNMLALARQNNPTVEFQLLDGRHISQLDRQYDAIMCGFFLPYLSKEEAVKLIHDAAALLTEDGTLYISTMEEDYSKSGLQYSSSGEALYMYFHQADYLLEALTESGFRDIEVQRLTTPGQNDTVTTDLLILAGK; encoded by the coding sequence ATGGACCACAACCCTACTGCCGTCGCCTTGTTCGATAAGCTGGCCAATCAGTACCAGGCCAGGTACATGCAGCAGGAACAGTATCATGCTTCCTTCGACGCTTTTTGCCGCCGCGTTGCTAAGCCCAACCCAGCCGTTCTGGAAATTGCCTGTGGCCCCGGCAACATCACCCAGTACCTGCTCCGTCAACGCCCCGATTTTCAAATCCTGGGTATCGACCTGGCTCCGAACATGCTGGCGCTGGCCCGGCAGAATAACCCCACGGTGGAATTTCAACTACTGGACGGACGGCATATCAGTCAGCTCGACCGGCAGTATGATGCCATTATGTGCGGCTTTTTTCTGCCCTATCTTTCCAAAGAAGAAGCTGTAAAGCTCATTCACGATGCGGCCGCGCTGCTGACCGAAGATGGGACGCTGTATATCAGTACCATGGAGGAGGACTATAGCAAGTCGGGCCTGCAGTATTCCAGTTCCGGCGAGGCTTTGTACATGTATTTCCATCAGGCCGATTATCTTCTGGAAGCCCTTACCGAAAGTGGGTTCAGGGACATCGAAGTGCAGCGCCTGACTACGCCTGGTCAGAACGATACTGTCACCACGGATCTGCTGATTCTGGCCGGCAAATGA
- a CDS encoding BamA/TamA family outer membrane protein: MAVRLLLFLGCCWLLLSGSGSAWAQISPAAPNVPGLATPPLPPKTTPDTTRQRTAVQARPRTLVLETEATDQPVVRRYRYRRLLPDSLAVLREVRALVLSLQNDAYLTASADTLQWQADTVRVRLYVGEPFRWARLRNGNLGDALLTRAGYRERFFTNKPFVPADWVRLQQRILAEAENQGYPFATVRLDSFQLTGRDIAGRVVLERGPVVYFDSLQIVGATKTRKQFLMRYLQILPNQPYSQQRVDAAARLLRQLPYLRVKANPEVRFAQSKARVYLLLEDRPANQFDAIVGVLPNPAPGPTQKRVQLTGDVTINLRNLRGGGKQLGLQWRKVDALSQLLDAQYVHPGFFGTPLEVSGSFNLYRQNEAFQTIRPRVQVTYPMARAGRIAFFTERRGSRLLADSTFRQRTTLPPNIDTEYNSYGLDYSWNTLDDLYFPRQGVLVTAQAAIGNKRIFKNSELNDTLYQRLPLRSTQTTLGLRAERYFRVGRNGVVLTRVRGEMLLNQRLFLNDLFRLGGLTTLRGFNELNFYANQYAVGTVEFRQYTGQDAYVFLFADQGMLQQDIVGAQSTNNPTGLGAGLSFRTGAGVFQFVYSVGRAKGQALALGASKIHFGITNRF, translated from the coding sequence ATGGCCGTGCGCTTACTGCTTTTTCTGGGATGCTGCTGGCTGCTCCTGAGCGGCTCCGGTAGCGCGTGGGCGCAGATTTCGCCGGCAGCACCCAACGTGCCGGGCCTGGCTACTCCACCGCTGCCTCCTAAAACTACTCCTGACACTACCCGCCAGCGGACCGCTGTGCAGGCCCGGCCACGCACACTGGTACTGGAAACCGAAGCCACCGACCAGCCCGTGGTGCGGCGCTACCGCTACCGCCGCCTGCTGCCCGATTCCCTGGCCGTGCTGCGCGAAGTGCGGGCCCTGGTGCTCAGCCTGCAGAACGATGCCTACCTCACCGCCTCCGCCGACACGCTGCAGTGGCAAGCTGATACCGTACGGGTGCGCCTGTACGTGGGGGAGCCCTTCCGCTGGGCCCGCCTGCGTAACGGCAACCTCGGCGACGCCCTGCTAACCCGCGCCGGCTACCGGGAGCGGTTCTTCACCAACAAGCCCTTTGTGCCCGCCGACTGGGTGCGCCTGCAGCAGCGCATTCTTGCCGAAGCCGAAAACCAGGGCTACCCCTTCGCCACCGTTCGCCTCGATTCGTTCCAGCTCACGGGCCGCGACATTGCCGGCCGGGTAGTGCTGGAGCGCGGGCCGGTGGTGTATTTCGACTCCCTGCAGATTGTGGGCGCCACCAAAACGCGCAAGCAGTTCCTGATGCGGTACCTGCAGATTCTGCCCAACCAGCCCTACAGTCAGCAGCGCGTAGATGCGGCGGCACGGCTGTTGCGCCAGCTGCCCTATCTGCGGGTGAAGGCCAACCCCGAAGTGCGCTTTGCCCAAAGTAAAGCGCGCGTATACCTGCTGCTGGAAGACCGTCCCGCCAACCAGTTTGATGCCATTGTGGGCGTGCTGCCCAACCCCGCGCCCGGCCCCACCCAAAAGCGCGTGCAGCTCACCGGTGACGTAACCATTAATCTGCGCAACCTGCGCGGCGGCGGCAAACAACTGGGCCTGCAGTGGCGCAAAGTTGATGCCCTTTCGCAGCTGCTGGATGCGCAGTACGTGCACCCGGGATTTTTCGGCACGCCGCTGGAGGTAAGCGGCAGCTTTAATCTGTACCGGCAGAACGAGGCGTTCCAAACTATCCGGCCCCGCGTGCAGGTCACCTACCCCATGGCCAGGGCCGGGCGCATTGCCTTTTTCACCGAGCGGCGTGGCTCCCGCCTCTTGGCCGATTCCACCTTCCGCCAGCGCACCACGCTGCCCCCCAACATCGACACCGAATACAACTCCTACGGCCTGGACTACTCCTGGAACACCCTGGATGACCTGTATTTCCCCCGCCAGGGCGTGCTGGTGACGGCGCAGGCCGCCATCGGCAACAAGCGCATTTTCAAAAACTCCGAGCTCAATGACACGCTCTACCAGCGCCTGCCCCTGCGCTCCACGCAAACCACGCTGGGCCTGCGCGCGGAGCGGTATTTCCGGGTAGGGCGCAACGGGGTGGTACTCACGCGGGTGCGTGGCGAGATGCTGCTCAACCAGCGCCTGTTCCTCAACGACCTGTTCCGTCTGGGCGGCCTCACTACCCTGCGGGGCTTCAACGAGCTGAATTTCTACGCTAACCAGTATGCCGTGGGCACGGTGGAATTTCGGCAGTATACCGGGCAGGATGCGTACGTTTTCCTGTTTGCCGATCAGGGAATGCTGCAGCAGGATATAGTGGGTGCCCAAAGTACCAACAACCCCACCGGCCTGGGCGCCGGCCTGAGCTTCCGTACCGGCGCCGGGGTATTTCAGTTTGTGTATTCCGTGGGCCGGGCCAAAGGGCAGGCGCTGGCGCTGGGGGCCTCTAAAATCCACTTCGGCATCACCAATCGGTTTTAG
- a CDS encoding alpha/beta hydrolase yields MLTACSTETKTEQTTTNVATDSTGMATTTSDTATTGAQKPLKPAGPAPSWAPNIGPEMQVVIDKLASLSGPTPPEKLTPQEVRKAPSPTDAVMAVMQEHGIPMPASPLDTVTKEVAPGVRARIYTPRGATGPLPVVVYYHGGGWVIANLDTYDPSVRALAEKTGAIFVSVAYRQAPEHKFPTAHNDAFAAYQWVLKNAASINGDPKRVAVAGESAGGNLAANVCIMARDKGLAQPKHQLLVYPIAGYDMNTPSYQKNANAKPLSKPFMAWFFKHYLRTPADGNSPLISLVKVTNLKGLAPATVIGAGIDPLMSEGKAYADKLQAAGIPVKYQSYDNVTHEFFGMGTVVPQAREAQDLAASQLKAALK; encoded by the coding sequence ATGCTGACAGCCTGCAGCACGGAAACCAAAACTGAGCAAACCACCACGAATGTGGCCACCGATAGTACCGGCATGGCCACGACCACCAGCGATACTGCCACAACCGGCGCGCAAAAGCCCCTGAAACCTGCCGGGCCGGCACCCAGCTGGGCCCCAAACATAGGCCCGGAAATGCAGGTGGTTATTGATAAGCTGGCCAGCTTAAGTGGCCCCACGCCTCCGGAAAAACTCACCCCCCAGGAAGTGCGCAAGGCTCCTTCACCTACCGATGCGGTAATGGCCGTGATGCAGGAGCATGGTATTCCCATGCCGGCTTCCCCGCTGGATACCGTCACGAAAGAGGTAGCACCAGGAGTTAGAGCCCGCATCTATACGCCACGCGGCGCCACAGGTCCGCTGCCGGTAGTAGTGTATTACCACGGCGGTGGCTGGGTCATTGCCAACCTCGATACCTATGACCCATCTGTGCGGGCCCTGGCCGAGAAAACGGGCGCCATTTTCGTATCGGTGGCTTACCGGCAGGCGCCGGAACACAAATTCCCGACGGCTCATAACGATGCCTTTGCAGCCTACCAGTGGGTACTGAAGAATGCCGCTTCCATCAACGGCGACCCTAAGCGCGTAGCCGTGGCCGGAGAAAGCGCCGGCGGCAACTTAGCCGCTAACGTCTGCATTATGGCCCGCGACAAAGGCCTTGCCCAGCCTAAACACCAGCTGCTGGTCTATCCCATTGCCGGCTACGATATGAATACGCCCTCGTATCAGAAAAACGCCAACGCCAAGCCCCTGAGCAAGCCTTTCATGGCCTGGTTCTTCAAGCACTACCTACGCACCCCCGCCGACGGTAACAGCCCCCTGATTTCGCTGGTGAAAGTGACCAACCTGAAAGGCCTGGCCCCCGCCACGGTTATCGGGGCGGGTATCGACCCACTGATGAGTGAAGGGAAAGCCTACGCCGACAAGCTGCAGGCCGCCGGCATTCCGGTGAAGTACCAGAGTTATGACAACGTAACCCACGAATTCTTTGGCATGGGCACCGTAGTACCTCAAGCCCGCGAAGCCCAGGACCTGGCCGCCAGCCAGCTGAAGGCCGCGCTGAAATAA